One Cervus canadensis isolate Bull #8, Minnesota chromosome 31, ASM1932006v1, whole genome shotgun sequence genomic region harbors:
- the HELT gene encoding hairy and enhancer of split-related protein HELT isoform X1: MSDKLKERKRTPVSHKVIEKRRRDRINRCLNELGKTVPMALAKQSSGKLEKAEILEMTVQYLRALHSADFPRGREKAELLAEFANYFHYGYHECMKNLVHYLTTVERMETKDTKYARILAFLQSKARLGTEPAFQPLGSLPEPDFSYQLHPAGPELAGHSPSEASVFPQGAAPGPFAWPHGAARSPALPYLPSAPVPLPSPAQQHSAFLTPGQGLDRHYLNLIGHTHPSALNLHAPQHPPVL, translated from the exons ATGTCAGACAAGCTCAAGGAACGCAAA AGAACCCCCGTTTCCCACAAAGTGATAGAAAAGCGGAGGAGAGACCGGATTAACCGCTGTTTGAACGAGCTGGGCAAGACGGTGCCCATGGCCCTGGCGAAGCAG AGTTCTGGGAAGCTGGAGAAGGCAGAGATCCTCGAGATGACCGTGCAGTACCTGAGAGCCCTGCACTCCGCCGATTTTCCCCGGGGAAGGGAAAAAG CAGAGTTGCTAGCAGAGTTTGCCAACTACTTCCACTACGGCTACCATGAGTGCATGAAGAACCTAGTGCATTACCTCACCACCGTGGAGCGGATGGAGACCAAGGACACCAAGTACGCGCGCATCCTCgccttcttacagtccaaggccCGCTTGGGCACCGAGCCCGCCTTCCAGCCGCTGGGTTCGCTCCCGGAGCCGGATTTCTCTTACCAGCTGCACCCAGCGGGGCCCGAGTTGGCGGGCCACAGCCCGAGTGAGGCGTCCGTGTTCCCGCAGGGCGCGGCGCCGGGGCCCTTCGCGTGGCCGCACGGCGCGGCCCGCAGCCCCGCGCTGCCCTACCTGCCCAGCGCGCCCGTGCCGCTCCCGAGCCCCGCGCAGCAGCACAGCGCCTTCCTGACGCCCGGGCAGGGCCTGGACCGCCACTACCTGAACCTCATCGGCCACACGCACCCCAGCGCCCTAAACCTGCACGCGCCCCAGCACCCCCCGGTGCTCTGA
- the HELT gene encoding hairy and enhancer of split-related protein HELT isoform X2, with protein MSDKLKERKRTPVSHKVIEKRRRDRINRCLNELGKTVPMALAKQSSGKLEKAEILEMTVQYLRALHSADFPRGREKELLAEFANYFHYGYHECMKNLVHYLTTVERMETKDTKYARILAFLQSKARLGTEPAFQPLGSLPEPDFSYQLHPAGPELAGHSPSEASVFPQGAAPGPFAWPHGAARSPALPYLPSAPVPLPSPAQQHSAFLTPGQGLDRHYLNLIGHTHPSALNLHAPQHPPVL; from the exons ATGTCAGACAAGCTCAAGGAACGCAAA AGAACCCCCGTTTCCCACAAAGTGATAGAAAAGCGGAGGAGAGACCGGATTAACCGCTGTTTGAACGAGCTGGGCAAGACGGTGCCCATGGCCCTGGCGAAGCAG AGTTCTGGGAAGCTGGAGAAGGCAGAGATCCTCGAGATGACCGTGCAGTACCTGAGAGCCCTGCACTCCGCCGATTTTCCCCGGGGAAGGGAAAAAG AGTTGCTAGCAGAGTTTGCCAACTACTTCCACTACGGCTACCATGAGTGCATGAAGAACCTAGTGCATTACCTCACCACCGTGGAGCGGATGGAGACCAAGGACACCAAGTACGCGCGCATCCTCgccttcttacagtccaaggccCGCTTGGGCACCGAGCCCGCCTTCCAGCCGCTGGGTTCGCTCCCGGAGCCGGATTTCTCTTACCAGCTGCACCCAGCGGGGCCCGAGTTGGCGGGCCACAGCCCGAGTGAGGCGTCCGTGTTCCCGCAGGGCGCGGCGCCGGGGCCCTTCGCGTGGCCGCACGGCGCGGCCCGCAGCCCCGCGCTGCCCTACCTGCCCAGCGCGCCCGTGCCGCTCCCGAGCCCCGCGCAGCAGCACAGCGCCTTCCTGACGCCCGGGCAGGGCCTGGACCGCCACTACCTGAACCTCATCGGCCACACGCACCCCAGCGCCCTAAACCTGCACGCGCCCCAGCACCCCCCGGTGCTCTGA